The Acanthochromis polyacanthus isolate Apoly-LR-REF ecotype Palm Island chromosome 10, KAUST_Apoly_ChrSc, whole genome shotgun sequence genome includes the window ggaaatttgttttttttaattacatgtcAGTGGGGATTGTTCCTTTTACTCTACTGTATTTACAGCAAGTGTCACCCATAATTATATCTAGTTATAAAGTCACAGTGTTGTAAGTATAGTATCAGGTGTtaatttaaaagacaatgaaaatACAAAGCACGAAAGAGCTGAAATTAGGCCTCATTGCCTAAAGGACTGTAATTTAGGGTAACTGTGACTGACTTGGGTTTAACTTGAGTACCTTTATTTAATGCCAGTTTGTACTTTGACTTTACTACATTTCAGAGGAAATATTGTGCTGCTTTGATTGACTGTTTGCTTGACATTTACagtcacaacacacacattgagGTCAGATTGGTTCCAACTCCACCTGCTGGAATGACATTGAAATGCGTGTTTAGACATTTAATGCATCAATGATAATTCAATAGCATAAGGTATAATTTAATACTTCAGGTGATTTTTTGATATGTCTTACAAAGTTGACTAcattttaaatgagtaaaaactttCTACTCACAGCGGCCCTTTCCTATAGTCATTTTTCCACTGTGGTTATGCTTTATTGGAAGGCTGTTTTAATCAGTGTTAAAATACATACACAAATATTTCcatgaaacaaataaatatgaccaaaattaaATCCTGAAATAAATATATGGGGTAGGGCATATATCAGTACATGTTTTAATtgaataaatagtttttttaataGTATAAATACTacttttgtatttaattttttccccctaaTGACACTTTTTTCAGGATTTATTGGTcatccatatttatttatttagcaggatttttaatttatttaatatcCAACAGCATTCAACAGtgctactttttaaaaatatttatttatttatttattctttaaataTCTGATTGCTTCTTTTAAGCCAAGAACTGCCCACCTTTTCTAATCATAAACAGAATTTTGTAGCAATCCTTTGacagacaacacaacagcagaATACCTAGTCAGgccaaacaaacaagacaaaatgaaggtGAGATGAAGTTAAAGTctaaacaacaagacaaaaaaatgcaaaagtttAAAACCAATATTccaataaattcaaataaaagaagaaaagcaatcAAAGCCCTAGAAAGTCACAGTAAGACGACTTGTTGCTTGTTCCTTGTGGTCATGTTCTATATTGTGGGTGTCCTGTTATGACATGAACTCTGTCTCTCACCCTGGCTGGTGTCAGACTGTATAATTGGGGCGGGAGCGCGCCTGTGAACGCGCGCCCCGCAGAGCGTCCTTttggtttccatggagacggcgGACAGCAACAGAGCGCGGAGGGAGAGGTGTCCGACGGCGACTCGGGTTCTCATCATCAGGATTTCACCTTTAACTTCCCAGCGACGGGTTCCGGGCCTCTAACGGGAGCTGGTTTCTGGCAGAGTCTCCGTTTTGGTAGTTTGGTGAGAAACTAGTTCATATTTTCCTTTTGAAAAACTAGCTAGCAGCTCTGAGTGTGTTACCTGTGAGGGGGGACAGGCGGCTTTCTTGACTAGCTAAATGAAACTTTATATTCTTCCGCCATTTGCCTGCTGAACTGCTTTGTAGAACCATGTGGCATCACATTCAAACGTTCACAGCGTTATAAATGGGATTTTATGTGCAATAAGTTGGTTAAAAGAGCCTAATCGGTGTGTGTATGGCTTCTTTATAGCTGCGATCAAACAGTGACTTTCTCACAGAGCTGCACCTGCACGCTGACTTTATTAAAACGGGACGTGTGAACTTTGTACGTTTGGATGTTCATCAGAGGGGAACAGGTGGCAAACATTTAACTGAATCTAGCTGTGGTGgtcttttttttcataattattacattttctagTATTTTCCATTAACTATTTGCGGTTTTGAGCCCTGTAGTTGAAGCTAACCTGCACGtttgattagtttttgttttgaaagatAATTTTTAAAgtacataaacaaacacataccCAATTCTAACACACTTTTTCCACATGCCAAGAGAAGCGTtactttattattgttattacctttatttaaccaggttagtcccattgAGATCCAAGATCTCTTTTACAAGAGAGACCTGGCCAAGAATGGCAGTACATacagttaaaaacaacacattcacacataaacatagacataaaaatacaaataattaaacaagattagttaaaacaaaatatttggtctcaattaaaacattttcactccaaaagCCTGGATATGATTGGATTGATCATAGCCTTAAATGCATTCAGAGATAACAAACTTTGGAGTTTGAGCTCTGACTGCAAAATGTTCCATGTAGTTGGAGCAGCAAATCTAAAAACATTCTTCCCTACTTCCGTTCTGACCTTAGGAACAGTGAAATGAAGAAAGTCCTACGAGCGAAGGCTGTAGGCTCTATTATTACTAATAAAAGCGATGATAAATCAGATGTGATCATCTCAAGAATAGCCTTATAAATAAAGACATACCAGTGTTTGAGCATGTGGACATATAAAGAGGGCCACTTTACTTTAGAATACAAGATGCCGTGATTACATCGATCATTACTGCCCTTCAGTGGCTAACAGTGAGTTTTACAGTTGATTTAAAGGTCCTTGAATATTCTGGACTCTGCAGATGAAATGCTCTGGAAGGGCCTTactgatgtttcctcttttctGATTATATCAGCTACCTGCAGAGGATCCTGACAGGCAAACTCAGTATCATCTTTAAAATCTTCTCTTAAATTTCACTTTTGGCATTTGACCTTTTCTTAACTCATGGtgattgttgtatttatttcaatAATTTCATCTTGTTCCATTCAAAGCTCtgatttttattactttattatttgttttgatttatttgtagtttattggtatcattattattactatttatgGGCCATTTGTTATGTTTGTGTACTCTGTACTCTCCATGTCTGTTCTTGAAGGTGGGTTTGCTTATTGACCTGTTTCTAAAGCCCTTCCAGACAAATTAGTAATTTTGTGCTAAATAGATGTGCTTACTTAATCTTTCCTTACAGCAGTACCTTGGATTAATTCCTCCTATCTTTTAGCAGCGCTGCAGCTGAATGACCCTGGAGGTTTCATCCTGACAGATGGAGAGCAGCTCTCACACATTGCCACCCTCGTCCCTGTGTCCTCTGCCGGTCTCCTCCTCGCCCCAGCAGACGTCCTCAAACGGTTGGGTTTCTCTCCCACTGTCACCTATTTCCTTCCCCCCGTCCCCTACATCACTTTCTCCAGCTACAGCAGAGTCCATTcactcctcctcccctctttcACACTGCGCTGCGTCCCATTGCCTCGAAGGACAAAGCGTACAATGCCTGAGCCCGGAAAACATATCTGACCAAGATGACCTGACCTGTCTCAGCTGGCTGCACCAGAGAGGGAACCTGCTGCCGCTGCAGCCTCTTGCCAAAATGACACCGCTGGCCCAGCAGGAGTCCTACACACCCAGCCAGCCACCTCCTCCTGCCTCATCCAAGCCGCCGTACTCCTTCAGCAGTCTGATTTTCATGGCAATAGAAGATTCCCCAAACAAGAGTCTTCCAGTGAAGGATATCTACGAATGGATTGTGAACAATTTCCCCTATTACAGAACGGCCACTGGAGGCTGGAGGAACTCTGTTAGACATAACCTCTCTCTGAGCAAGAGCTTCCGTCGCATTCAGAGGGACAAGAGCCAGGTGGGTAGATAACAGGACACTCACACACTGACCTCAGATGCtctgtaataaaaacaacagttagGCCTCTCTGAAGGGAAATGTGTATAATGAAAGCTCCCTGACACCCTCTGATGTGTTGGTGTTGCTTAAAGCTAACATCTTTGCACGgacactgcagtctgaatgtTTCAAGTGGTTTGGTGTTTTGTTGCAGTCTGTGGGGAAGGGATcgctgtggtgtgtgtgtccagAGTACCGGCCGACGCTCCTCGAGGTGCTGAGGAAGACCCACAGTTATCACAGCACCAACAGCAACCTGATAAACAAGCCTGAGCTGTGAGTACGATCACATAGATTAACCACGTCAAACAACTGATACCATTAATGGTCTATATTATTGTTTTACTTTGTGAATTAAAGTGGGAAAAAATGGGTATTTAGTGTTCAGTTGACCATGATATGgaattcaatgaaaaaaaaagcaagcagCTCCTTACATCTGTGAAGCTGCCGGCTGGAACCAGCAGCTGTTTGTCGTACTGTACTCATCAATAAATAAGCAGTTACCAAAAGTGAAGGAGATAAAGTTTCTGCTGACTGACTCTTAGACAGACTCAGACTTTTTAGTGATACTTCCTTTAGTCgataagaaaaatatttaataaaaatgatagTAATTACAAtccaaaatgtgagaatttgatcccttttagtttgtttgtgctttaaaacaaattgaaatggaatgttttcatattttgaactGTAAATTGAGAAGCAAAGAAGCTTTTTCACATCTATTTCATGAGACAGGAGTGTGGGAGGTAGACAAGCAGATCAAAAGGCTCCAGCACACTATTAAACTTACAAAAATACGTTTTATAATGACATTTCAGTGCTAGACCTTCATCACACAAATAGTGATAAAGAGGAGACAAACTGAAATGGAGTGGAAATGACTGTAAATGTGCAAATGATCACATTCACTGTGTACTATAGAGAAATGAGACAAtttagaaaattaaaacaatcaTAATTGTAGCCCAAACAGTAGATTTACTCTAAGTtagaaaaagaagcaaaatatgAACCTACTTTTCataattttatgtctcttaaaataatttttagctGAATAATTGTACAAAATAGTGACGAAAATAATTATTAACCTTAGGCCTACAAACTATTAATTGAGTGATTAGTTTATGTTAATACAGTATACTCTTCTGGGTTGCTTTCTTACCGCATCAGCACAATATAATTTGCCAGCAATAGCAATCTCAGTGATTTTATATATTAATGACACTTaccattagcctagccgcgttagacccatgctctgaagatgcaaggcaccctggcagagaattaaattcgttgccatgggttgtctagcgcggctaggctaacttaCCATATCAGCACAATATAATTTGCCAGCAATAGCAATCTcaatgattttacattttaatgacacTCTGTTCCTGAAATCtatcttaaaaaaacaagacaacgtGCTACATACGTGTCGTCTgccttgtatgttgtgtacaGGTTGGAAGGAGCTGACTATGAGGTGCCCACAGTTTGTGATTCAATGGAAATCTCAGGTTAGTGACCCACTCCAGGTTCATGCCTCTGAATTAGCACACGACTCTGCATATTTAACCCCTTATGAATTTCTTTTAGCCTGCAGTGTTTCATCAGCGCAGTAACAGCCCTCTGTGACACTTTTATTACCTGAAGCTTTTCTCCTGCTCTGCAGCTTTCTCAGCATGCAACATTgttcctgtgtttgtgttctgttgtcATGGCAACTACCCTCTATTACCATAGCAACCCAGCAATAGCCACCTTTATGAGTCCCCTCGTTTCATTTCTGAGCCTATGCGCTATACGGGCCCATGTGCTCGCTGGAGATTCTGACAAGTGGCTGTTCAATCAGCCTGTCTGAAAAACAAGTTATTACTTCtaatgttttgtgtcatttccactcttgtgcttcttttttattttctcacgtAGATCCTCTTGCTCACACCCTGCTCCTCTCTGCACCCTCACCCCAAATCCTCACCACCGACAACCCAACCTTCGCTGAGAACCCCCCGTGCCTTTTGACCCCGGATCATGAGGAGCTGGTCACCATAGAGTCGGTTGACTACCAACAGGAGGAGGTTTGTGAAAACATGGAGAAGGACCCCCTGTCAGACAGCGGCTACATCGAGTTACACTATTACCAGTCTAACCAGTACCAGTACCTGGTGCTGCCGGGCGACACCGAGCTGGACCTGGAGACTGTGGAGATCCTGCAGCTGGACGCCGAGGCCCAGGAggctgctggatcactgctggACCTGGCAGGTGGTGGATATTAATTCATATTTAATAGTCGCAGATAAATGCAATGCTCGGTCCGCTGCAGTCAAATACGACTTGGGATTTATGTTGGTTCTTCCTGAGATGCTGTCACTGCCCTGAAACTTGTGTATTGTTCTGTAGTTTGATAACGATTTAGATCAGCTTGACTTAAGGACTAATTTAAGACTATGGATCATATTACTTCATGCGTATTCAGGCACTTTTCAATGCATTTAGAACCATATCAAACTGaaaaacgtggacaaaattatatttaaaactgAGGCGAAAGTATTAATACAATaaattttctgggttaccactgtgattctttttttttttaacagattaagTGAATTCTCAGGGGTGGCAGGAGTGCTTCCAGCTCAAGTAGAGGTACTGTTTTTTGAAGATGCTTCCCAAGTTAAAGTTTGATCTATACACTGTTGAAAGTTGTTCAGAAGTTGCTCTTTTGAGGAATACAAAGCACACTGACTCACATCCACACTGTCACCTTTTAAATATGTGTTATAATCCTCCTCCAGTTCTTCAGCGTGGTGAGCGTCTTTTATGAATAAGAACATTTTGTAGatttaatgtagaaaaaaagtATATTCACATAATTTTCCCTTTAACACTGTTACTATAAGCTTTTATGGAAATATCGTCATTCTAAACATAGTTGAGTATGACacccatttaaaaaatatttataatgtaGTAGCACTTGTAGAAGGTACTCAGAACAATATAATTATTGCTGATTatgcttccattttttttctttgaaaaaattacaaataataataacattcacTGTGAAATGCCACTATTGAATATCTGTATGCTCTGTAGAAAAGACCTCTCTGTCCTAAATGCTGTTCCTTTCAAGTTGTATGCTGAACTGTTTCTAATAGAGGGTTAGACCTGCAGATTCTTGGAACTGATATTcgacatttttccaaaaatcaggatgattatttttattttactttgattAATTTAGAAATGCACTACTTTGGCTCTAATGCAGCTGTCTCTCTCTACTTGTATTAACCCTCTATGGTCTCAAGCAATGTCTTGCCCACAGCACTATCTGACAAGTAATACACTACAAGAAATAGAATAACTATTGAGAAGTTTCTGTtattaaatatatgtaaaacacacataaacaaaaacatttcactaAAGTCTTGTGTTGGAATTTGTCTTAGTCTAAATTTTGAtgtcatttagattttttacacaaagataTATTGCTTCCAGGTATCAATTATCGGTCTGTGCGATTACTAATGATCTGTAtcagtgcagaaaaaaataccTACTTTTTAAAGCCCTTTAGAAAAATCTTTACTTTTGGTTGAAATAGGCTCTTTAGTCCTTCTGCACAGCAGTAGCTTTGATTCATTTTTGCCTACTCTTTTAGCTGAGTAACCCAGGAAGTTTCTTTCTAAGAGACAGATAGAGAATAGATGTTTTTACTGCCTTTTATATTCCTCATTCTTTTACATTGTATTTGCTGGAGATGATTTTCTGTATATGATGCTACGTCGTTGAATCCCCGAATGTCTCtatttttttgtggatttaaatCTGTGCATATGATCTTGTAAACTAAGCTGTCTTCAACCAGGAATGGTTTGATTGGAATCATTTTGATAAAT containing:
- the si:ch211-145o7.3 gene encoding forkhead box protein N2 isoform X1 encodes the protein MESSSHTLPPSSLCPLPVSSSPQQTSSNGWVSLPLSPISFPPSPTSLSPATAESIHSSSPLSHCAASHCLEGQSVQCLSPENISDQDDLTCLSWLHQRGNLLPLQPLAKMTPLAQQESYTPSQPPPPASSKPPYSFSSLIFMAIEDSPNKSLPVKDIYEWIVNNFPYYRTATGGWRNSVRHNLSLSKSFRRIQRDKSQSVGKGSLWCVCPEYRPTLLEVLRKTHSYHSTNSNLINKPELLEGADYEVPTVCDSMEISDPLAHTLLLSAPSPQILTTDNPTFAENPPCLLTPDHEELVTIESVDYQQEEVCENMEKDPLSDSGYIELHYYQSNQYQYLVLPGDTELDLETVEILQLDAEAQEAAGSLLDLAGGGY
- the si:ch211-145o7.3 gene encoding forkhead box protein N2 isoform X2, which codes for MESSSHTLPPSSLCPLPVSSSPQQTSSNGWVSLPLSPISFPPSPTSLSPATAESIHSSSPLSHCAASHCLEGQSVQCLSPENISDQDDLTCLSWLHQRGNLLPLQPLAKMTPLAQQESYTPSQPPPPASSKPPYSFSSLIFMAIEDSPNKSLPVKDIYEWIVNNFPYYRTATGGWRNSVRHNLSLSKSFRRIQRDKSQSVGKGSLWCVCPEYRPTLLEVLRKTHSYHSTNSNLINKPELLEGADYEVPTVCDSMEISDPLAHTLLLSAPSPQILTTDNPTFAENPPCLLTPDHEELVTIESVDYQQEEVCENMEKDPLSDSGYIELHYYQSNQYQYLVLPGDTELDLETVEILQLDAEAQEAAGSLLDLAD